The proteins below are encoded in one region of Micromonospora pisi:
- a CDS encoding class I SAM-dependent methyltransferase, protein MGIHALRSRLVENEDSFAARRRSKRATWLVETFPDLAQMSIIDLGGRVETWARAVVRPKHVHVVNLEAPPPEIPDWAEVDYGDACALPPTISHRRYDLVFSNSVLEHVGGHERRVRFAESVHLLSDAHWVQTPYRYFPIEPHWIAPGMQFLPVRFRTLVARRWPLAHSPAKTHEAAIQQVLWTELVDRSQMRHYFPQSQIRVERLATLPKSLIAVLGSP, encoded by the coding sequence GTGGGGATACACGCATTGCGATCTCGCCTGGTCGAGAACGAGGATTCGTTTGCCGCCCGCAGGCGCAGCAAGCGGGCGACCTGGCTGGTCGAGACGTTTCCCGACCTGGCCCAGATGTCCATCATCGACCTCGGCGGTCGGGTGGAGACCTGGGCCCGAGCGGTGGTACGCCCGAAACACGTACACGTGGTCAACCTGGAGGCACCGCCACCGGAGATCCCCGACTGGGCGGAGGTCGACTACGGCGACGCCTGTGCGCTACCTCCGACGATCTCCCACCGCCGGTACGACCTGGTCTTCTCCAACTCCGTGCTGGAGCACGTCGGCGGGCACGAACGGCGAGTCCGGTTCGCCGAGTCGGTGCACCTGCTCAGCGACGCGCACTGGGTGCAGACCCCGTACCGCTACTTCCCGATCGAGCCACACTGGATCGCCCCCGGCATGCAGTTCCTACCGGTCCGGTTCCGTACGCTGGTCGCCCGCCGCTGGCCGCTGGCCCACTCGCCGGCGAAGACGCACGAGGCCGCGATCCAGCAGGTGCTCTGGACCGAACTGGTGGACCGGTCCCAGATGCGGCACTACTTCCCACAGTCCCAGATCCGGGTCGAGCGCCTCGCCACCCTCCCCAAGTCCCTCATCGCCGTCCTCGGCTCCCCGTAA
- the nucS gene encoding endonuclease NucS produces the protein MRLVIARCAVDYVGRLSAHLPLATRLLMVKADGSVSIHADDRAYKPLNWMSPPCRLEEAPGVWRVVNKAGEELRITLEEVFQDTSYELGVDPGLRKDGVEAHLQELLAANPTTLGDGFTLIRREYPTAIGPVDLLCRDGASGTVAVEVKRRGDIDGVEQLTRYLELLNRDPLLAPVQGVFAAQEIKPQARVLANDRGIRCVAVNYDRLRGIERDELTLF, from the coding sequence GTGCGGTTGGTGATAGCGCGATGCGCGGTGGACTACGTGGGACGACTTTCGGCGCACCTGCCGCTGGCCACCCGGTTGTTGATGGTCAAGGCGGACGGGTCGGTGTCGATCCACGCCGACGACCGGGCCTACAAGCCACTCAACTGGATGAGCCCGCCGTGCCGGCTGGAAGAGGCCCCCGGTGTGTGGCGGGTCGTCAACAAGGCCGGTGAGGAACTGCGGATCACCCTGGAGGAGGTCTTCCAGGACACCTCGTACGAACTCGGGGTCGATCCCGGCCTGCGCAAGGACGGGGTGGAGGCGCACCTGCAGGAGCTGTTGGCGGCGAACCCGACCACGCTCGGCGACGGCTTCACGTTGATCCGTCGGGAGTACCCGACCGCGATCGGTCCGGTCGACCTGCTCTGCCGCGACGGCGCCTCGGGCACCGTGGCGGTGGAGGTGAAGCGGCGCGGTGACATCGACGGCGTGGAGCAACTGACCCGCTACCTGGAACTACTCAACCGCGATCCACTGCTCGCCCCGGTCCAGGGTGTCTTCGCCGCCCAGGAGATCAAGCCGCAGGCCCGGGTGCTCGCCAATGACCGGGGCATCCGCTGCGTCGCCGTCAACTACGACCGCCTGCGCGGCATCGAGCGCGACGAGCTGACCCTCTTCTAG
- a CDS encoding DUF4126 domain-containing protein, which translates to MLEALTGTGLAASAGLNAYIPLLTMGLLSRFTGLIDLPSGWQWLSNGWVIAILIVLLAVEFVADKVPVVDHVNDLVQTVVRPTAGGLVFSAGSSSETVTVTDPGSFFSSNQWVPIVTGVVIAFGVHAVKSAARPVINAGTAGIGAPVASTVEDVTSVAMSLVAIILPVLVLLFLAGFAILLPWTLRRRRERKRERETARAAGYRV; encoded by the coding sequence GTGCTGGAAGCCCTCACCGGTACGGGCCTTGCCGCTTCGGCCGGCCTGAATGCCTACATTCCCCTGTTGACGATGGGACTGCTGTCCCGCTTCACCGGTCTGATCGACCTGCCCAGCGGTTGGCAGTGGCTCTCCAACGGCTGGGTGATCGCGATCCTGATCGTGCTGCTGGCGGTCGAGTTCGTGGCCGACAAGGTGCCGGTGGTCGACCACGTCAACGATCTTGTGCAGACGGTGGTCCGGCCGACCGCGGGCGGACTGGTGTTCAGTGCGGGGTCGAGCTCGGAGACGGTGACGGTCACCGACCCGGGCAGCTTCTTCTCCTCCAACCAGTGGGTGCCGATCGTCACCGGAGTGGTGATCGCGTTCGGCGTACACGCGGTCAAGTCGGCTGCCCGGCCGGTGATCAACGCGGGCACCGCCGGGATCGGCGCTCCGGTGGCCAGCACCGTGGAGGACGTGACCAGCGTGGCGATGTCGCTCGTGGCGATCATCCTTCCGGTGCTGGTGCTGCTCTTCCTGGCCGGCTTCGCGATCCTGCTGCCCTGGACGCTGCGCCGCCGGCGGGAGCGCAAGCGGGAACGGGAGACGGCCCGCGCCGCCGGCTACCGCGTCTGA
- a CDS encoding polysaccharide deacetylase family protein: MSRARSRLLIGALVAAAVLGTTTSAIALGVALSPPGRGSVSADAPSEVSHPPGPAGTPTPVASSPNGTGTTEPGRPATTEPGRTSPTPSAGSGGTPPDRGVPGATRAGTRPPVVDHGPRTGNRVALTFDADMTDSMLYSLRTGRVKSYANLRIVELLEREQLPATFFLTGKWVERYPELTRRLAGNPRFELANHTYGHLAFTGNCYDLPRVPSRNMTEDVAKTFRVIEPYGGRQTRYFRFPGLCHDGEALAALAPLGVTVVDGDVVSGDPFATAWQPIVRAVLDQVRPGSVVIMHVTEANAAMTDEALPHILAGLRERGLVPATLSEVLAES, from the coding sequence GTGAGCCGAGCCCGGTCCCGTCTGCTGATCGGCGCGCTGGTCGCGGCGGCCGTGCTCGGCACCACCACCAGCGCGATAGCGCTGGGCGTCGCGCTGTCGCCGCCCGGCCGTGGGTCGGTGTCCGCCGACGCCCCGTCCGAGGTGAGCCATCCACCCGGCCCGGCCGGCACCCCGACCCCGGTGGCGAGCAGCCCGAACGGGACCGGCACCACCGAACCAGGCAGACCCGCCACCACCGAACCGGGCAGGACCTCCCCCACCCCGTCGGCCGGCAGCGGGGGCACTCCGCCGGACCGCGGTGTCCCCGGCGCCACCAGGGCGGGCACCAGGCCGCCGGTGGTCGACCACGGTCCGCGTACGGGGAACCGGGTCGCTCTCACCTTCGACGCGGACATGACCGACTCGATGCTCTACAGCCTGCGTACGGGCAGGGTGAAGTCGTACGCCAACCTGCGCATCGTCGAGTTGCTGGAGCGGGAGCAGCTGCCGGCCACCTTCTTCCTGACCGGCAAGTGGGTCGAGCGCTACCCGGAACTGACCCGCCGGCTGGCTGGCAATCCCCGGTTCGAACTGGCGAACCACACGTACGGGCATCTGGCGTTCACCGGCAACTGCTACGACCTCCCCCGGGTGCCGAGCCGGAACATGACCGAGGACGTGGCGAAGACGTTCCGGGTGATCGAGCCGTACGGCGGGCGGCAGACCCGCTACTTCCGATTCCCCGGGCTCTGCCACGACGGGGAGGCGCTGGCCGCCCTCGCGCCGCTCGGCGTGACCGTGGTCGACGGAGACGTGGTCAGCGGCGACCCGTTCGCCACCGCCTGGCAGCCGATCGTGCGGGCGGTACTCGACCAGGTACGTCCCGGTTCAGTGGTGATCATGCACGTGACCGAGGCGAACGCGGCGATGACCGACGAGGCGCTGCCACACATCCTGGCCGGACTGCGGGAACGGGGCCTGGTCCCGGCCACGCTCTCCGAGGTACTGGCCGAATCCTGA
- a CDS encoding ABC transporter ATP-binding protein, with protein MSDQPAISVRGLRKSYGEHAAVAGLDLTVRTGEVFALLGPNGAGKTTTVEILEGYRRRDGGEVSVLGVDPDTAGRDWRSRVGIVLQGTGEFDDLTVGEVVDHFAAFYPAPEAPDRVIGRVGLTDKVNARTHTLSGGQKRRLDVALGIVGRPELLFLDEPTTGFDPEARREFWELIRDLSAGGTTIVLTTHYLDEAESLADRVGVIAAGQLVEVATPAELGNRQQALPMVSWRTPDGTPQQAESATPTALIAELAGRYGGEVPGLTVTRPTLEDVYLRMIGQ; from the coding sequence ATGAGTGACCAGCCCGCGATCTCCGTACGAGGTCTGCGCAAGTCGTACGGCGAGCACGCCGCCGTCGCCGGTCTGGACCTGACGGTGCGTACCGGCGAGGTCTTCGCCCTGCTCGGCCCGAACGGCGCCGGCAAGACGACCACGGTGGAGATCCTGGAGGGCTACCGGCGGCGCGACGGTGGCGAGGTCAGCGTGCTCGGTGTCGACCCGGACACCGCCGGCCGGGACTGGCGCTCCCGGGTCGGAATCGTGCTCCAGGGCACCGGCGAGTTCGACGACCTGACCGTGGGCGAGGTGGTGGACCACTTCGCCGCGTTCTACCCGGCGCCGGAGGCCCCGGACCGGGTGATCGGTCGGGTCGGACTGACCGACAAGGTCAATGCCCGCACGCACACCCTTTCCGGCGGACAGAAGCGCCGCCTCGACGTGGCGCTCGGCATCGTCGGCCGGCCCGAACTGCTCTTCCTCGACGAGCCGACGACCGGGTTCGACCCGGAGGCTCGGCGCGAGTTCTGGGAACTGATCCGTGACCTCTCGGCCGGCGGCACCACCATCGTGCTGACCACCCACTATCTGGACGAGGCGGAGTCACTCGCCGACCGGGTGGGCGTGATCGCCGCCGGTCAACTGGTCGAGGTGGCCACCCCGGCCGAGCTGGGCAACCGGCAGCAGGCGCTGCCGATGGTCTCCTGGCGTACGCCGGACGGGACGCCGCAACAGGCGGAGAGCGCGACGCCGACGGCCTTGATCGCGGAGTTGGCCGGGCGGTACGGCGGCGAGGTTCCGGGGCTCACGGTGACCCGCCCGACCCTGGAAGACGTCTACCTGCGGATGATCGGACAGTGA
- a CDS encoding ABC transporter permease has product MSTTTEATRVAAPRRLGPATLGLRQGRLELRQFLRSRESVVFTMLFPVVLILIFASIFKGEIGGGVRFTQYFVTGMIATGLMTVGFQSLAIQIPIERDRGVLKRLRGTPMPKWVYFAGKVIMVAVIGVAETVLLLAVAVLLFDLRLPDTGAKWLTFAWVAALGITACTLCGIAFSSLARSGRSAPSTVTPVALILQFISGVFFVFTDLPTWMQQVAAIFPLKWMCQGLRSVFLPASFGAQEPAGSYELGKVALVLAAWCIVGLVLCLRTFRWTTRRDG; this is encoded by the coding sequence ATGAGCACGACCACGGAAGCGACCCGGGTCGCGGCGCCCCGTCGCCTCGGTCCAGCGACGCTGGGCCTGCGCCAGGGGCGGCTGGAGCTGCGACAGTTCCTGCGTAGCCGGGAGTCGGTGGTCTTCACCATGCTCTTCCCGGTGGTGCTGATCCTGATTTTCGCGTCGATCTTCAAGGGTGAGATCGGCGGTGGGGTGCGGTTCACCCAATACTTTGTCACCGGCATGATCGCCACCGGGCTGATGACCGTCGGTTTCCAGAGTCTGGCCATCCAGATTCCGATCGAGCGGGACCGGGGCGTACTCAAGCGCCTGCGTGGTACACCGATGCCGAAGTGGGTCTACTTCGCCGGCAAGGTGATCATGGTCGCGGTGATCGGGGTCGCCGAGACGGTCCTGCTGCTCGCCGTCGCCGTCCTCCTGTTCGACCTGCGACTGCCCGACACCGGCGCCAAGTGGCTCACCTTCGCCTGGGTCGCCGCGCTCGGCATCACCGCCTGCACGCTCTGCGGGATCGCCTTCTCGTCGCTGGCCCGCAGCGGCCGCAGCGCGCCGAGCACGGTCACCCCGGTCGCCCTGATCCTCCAGTTCATCTCCGGGGTCTTCTTCGTCTTCACCGACCTGCCGACCTGGATGCAGCAGGTGGCGGCGATCTTCCCACTGAAGTGGATGTGCCAGGGCCTGCGTTCGGTCTTCCTGCCCGCCTCGTTCGGCGCCCAGGAACCCGCCGGCTCGTACGAGTTGGGCAAGGTGGCCCTGGTTCTCGCCGCCTGGTGCATCGTCGGCCTGGTGCTCTGCCTCCGCACCTTCCGCTGGACCACCCGGCGCGACGGCTGA